A single window of Corythoichthys intestinalis isolate RoL2023-P3 chromosome 21, ASM3026506v1, whole genome shotgun sequence DNA harbors:
- the oat gene encoding ornithine aminotransferase, mitochondrial, whose product MKSMIFQLGRSLRSSAPLSTLRGVHSAARPAPTRKAEQPLTPEEIYAREEKHGAHNYHPLPVALQRGEGVYVWDVEGSRYYDFLSAYSAVNQGHCHPKIVAALTAQASKLTLTSRAFYNDMLGAYAEFVTTLFGYDKVLPMNTGVEGGETACKLARKWAYNVKGVPKNKAKIVFADGNFWGRTMAAISSSTDPSSYEGFGPFMPGFELVPFNDIPALEKALQDPDVAAFMVEPIQGEAGVVVPDNGYLTQIRELCTRHNVLWIADEVQTGLARTGRRLAVDHEEARPDIVILGKALSGGVYPVSAVLCDDEVMLTIKPGEHGSTYGGNPIACQVAIAALQVMEEEKLAENAERMGQLLRSELRNLPSDIVTTVRGKGLLNAIIIKETEDCDAWKVCLRLRDNGLLAKPTHGDIIRLAPPLTINEPQLRECIDIIHKTISSF is encoded by the exons ATGAAGTCAATGATTTTCCAGCTCGGTCGCAGTCTGAGGAGCTCCGCGCCCCTCAGCACGCTCCGCGGCGTCCATTCGGCGGCGCGTCCCGCCCCCACTCGCAAGGCGGAACAGCCACTTACCCCCGAGGAGATCTACGCCCGCGAGGAAAAGCATGGTGCGCACAACTATCATCCCCTGCCTGTGGCGCTGCAGAGGGGAGAGG GAGTCTACGTATGGGATGTTGAAGGTAGCCGCTACTACGACTTCCTGAGCGCCTACAGTGCTGTCAACCAGGGCCACTGCCACCCAAAGATCGTCGCCGCACTCACCGCACAAGCGTCCAAACTGACGCTGACCTCCCGTGCCTTCTACAACGACATGCTGGGCGCTTACGCAGAGTTCGTCACCACCTTGTTCGGCTATGACAAGGTCTTACCCATGAACACAG GTGTGGAAGGCGGTGAGACGGCATGCAAGTTGGCTCGTAAGTGGGCTTACAACGTGAAGGGGGTCCCCAAGAACAAAGCCAAGATCGTCTTTGCAG ATGGCAACTTCTGGGGCCGCACCATGGCAGCCATATCCAGCTCCACAGATCCCAGCAGCTACGAAGGCTTCGGCCCCTTCATGCCTGGCTTTGAGCTGGTCCCGTTTAACGACATTCCGGCACTTGAG AAAGCCCTCCAGGATCCAGATGTCGCAGCTTTCATGGTGGAGCCCATCCAGGGCGAGGCGGGCGTGGTGGTACCTGACAATGGGTACCTAACCCAGATCAGAGAGCTGTGCACGCGCCACAAC GTGCTGTGGATCGCCGACGAAGTGCAAACGGGTCTGGCGAGAACCGGGAGGCGTCTGGCAGTGGACCACGAGGAAGCACGTCCAGATATTGTCATCTTAGGAAAAGCACTCTCGGGAGGAGTTTACCCT GTGTCAGCTGTGTTGTGCGACGATGAGGTCATGCTGACCATCAAGCCGGGCGAGCATGGGTCCACGTATGGAGGGAACCCCATCGCTTGTCAGGTGGCCATCGCTGCTCTTCAG GTGATGGAGGAGGAGAAGCTGGCAGAAAACGCCGAACGCATGGGCCAACTGTTGCGCTCGGAGCTGAGGAATTTGCCTTCCGATATTGTGACGACAGTGCGCGGCAAGGGCCTGCTCAACGCCATCATCATCAAAGAAACTGAAG ACTGTGACGCGTGGAAGGTGTGCCTGCGCCTGCGCGACAACGGTCTGCTAGCAAAGCCCACGCACGGCGATATCATCCGTCTGGCTCCGCCCCTTACCATCAACGAGCCCCAGCTGAGAGAGTGCATCGACATCATCCACAAAACCATCTCGTCCTTCTAA